The Nitriliruptor alkaliphilus DSM 45188 genome includes a region encoding these proteins:
- a CDS encoding acyl-CoA dehydrogenase, whose translation MTDYTAPTRDIRFVLEHVTPIGDLTALDAYAHADPELVFGLLEEAGRFSSQAIAPTNRDGDADGARVEGDEVILPGSFKRVYDQYVEAGWGTLQHPTEFGGGGFPLTVANAVKETINSANLAFSLGPLLTTGAVYLLTHHGSDEQKQTYLPKMVTGEWSGTMNLTEPQAGSDVGAVTTKAVPAGDGSYRITGQKIYITFGEHQLTDNIIHLVLARLPDAPPGTKGISLFIVPKFLVNEDGSLGERNDVKVVSLEHKLGIHASPTCVMAYGEDGDGAVGYLVGEPHTGMRGMFTMMNDARLGVGIQGLAIAERAYQQALAYAQERRQGRGPTSAPGEQSPIIEHADIRRMLLTQKAYIEAMRGLCYLNAHALDLAHGSTDAVVREQQQKLADLLTPLSKAWCTDLGVELTSLALQIHGGMGYVEETGVAQHYRDARIAPIYEGTNGIQALDLVGRKLPYDGGSFVKGFLADLAAFPDELPDSLASIATPLREGVELLQDLTDWIFAHREEPNEVFAGATPYLRVFATVVGGWLLAKGAKAAQDLLDAGSDGSGATLARDDADYLEARIVTARFYAEQLLPQVAGLAGAVKAGAGDLYALSGDQLASR comes from the coding sequence CGATCGCGCCGACCAACCGCGACGGTGACGCCGACGGGGCGCGGGTCGAGGGGGACGAGGTCATCCTCCCCGGCTCGTTCAAGCGGGTCTACGACCAGTACGTCGAGGCGGGCTGGGGCACCCTCCAGCACCCGACGGAGTTCGGCGGCGGCGGCTTCCCGCTGACGGTGGCCAACGCCGTCAAGGAGACCATCAACTCGGCCAACCTGGCGTTCTCGCTCGGGCCCCTCCTGACCACGGGCGCGGTCTACCTGCTCACCCACCACGGCTCGGACGAGCAGAAGCAGACCTACCTGCCCAAGATGGTCACCGGCGAGTGGTCGGGCACGATGAACCTCACCGAGCCGCAGGCCGGCTCGGACGTCGGCGCGGTGACCACGAAGGCCGTGCCGGCTGGCGACGGCAGCTACCGCATCACCGGGCAGAAGATCTACATCACCTTCGGTGAGCACCAGCTGACCGACAACATCATCCACCTGGTCCTGGCCCGACTGCCCGACGCGCCCCCGGGCACCAAGGGCATCTCGCTGTTCATCGTCCCCAAGTTCCTCGTGAACGAGGACGGCTCGCTCGGCGAACGCAACGACGTCAAGGTGGTCTCGCTGGAGCACAAGCTCGGCATCCACGCCTCGCCGACCTGCGTGATGGCCTACGGCGAGGACGGCGACGGCGCGGTCGGCTACCTCGTCGGCGAGCCCCACACCGGCATGCGCGGCATGTTCACGATGATGAACGACGCGCGGCTCGGCGTCGGCATCCAGGGCCTGGCCATCGCCGAGCGCGCCTACCAGCAGGCGTTGGCCTACGCCCAGGAGCGTCGCCAGGGCCGCGGTCCGACCTCGGCCCCCGGTGAGCAGTCCCCGATCATCGAGCACGCTGACATCCGGCGGATGCTGCTGACCCAGAAGGCCTACATCGAGGCCATGCGTGGGCTGTGCTACCTCAACGCGCACGCCCTCGACCTCGCGCACGGCAGCACCGATGCGGTGGTGCGCGAGCAGCAGCAGAAGCTCGCCGACCTGCTCACCCCGCTGTCGAAGGCGTGGTGCACTGACCTCGGGGTCGAGCTGACCTCCCTGGCCCTACAGATCCACGGCGGCATGGGGTACGTCGAGGAGACCGGTGTCGCCCAGCACTACCGCGACGCGCGCATCGCGCCGATCTACGAGGGCACCAACGGCATCCAGGCGCTCGATCTCGTGGGGCGCAAGCTCCCCTACGACGGCGGCTCCTTCGTGAAGGGCTTCCTCGCCGACCTCGCCGCGTTCCCCGACGAGCTGCCCGACAGCCTGGCCAGCATCGCCACGCCGCTGCGCGAGGGCGTCGAGCTGTTGCAGGACCTGACCGACTGGATCTTCGCGCACCGCGAGGAGCCCAACGAGGTGTTCGCCGGTGCGACCCCGTACCTGCGGGTCTTCGCGACCGTGGTCGGCGGTTGGCTGCTCGCCAAGGGCGCCAAGGCGGCGCAGGACCTGCTCGATGCGGGCAGCGACGGTTCGGGTGCGACCCTCGCGAGGGACGACGCCGACTACCTCGAGGCCAGGATCGTCACCGCCCGCTTCTACGCCGAGCAACTCCTGCCCCAGGTCGCCGGGCTCGCCGGCGCGGTCAAGGCCGGTGCCGGGGACCTGTACGCCCTGTCGGGCGACCAGCTCGCCTCGCGCTGA
- a CDS encoding GAF and ANTAR domain-containing protein codes for MTNLERLAALLIDDTDLDRTLELVLQATAETIPGTAAASVSVRHGTGYVTVGSSDDTVVGLDHLQYRLREGPCVAAVEQGELQQVDDLLTETRWPRFRKEAASAACRSLLATPLRAHDETIGALNVFAARPHAFDARAAELALRIAVPAAAALVNLQAFQRATDLAAQLEEAMASRSVIEQAKGIVIARQRCSPEAAFEVLRRISQQTNRKVRDVAREVVERHGGVPGRGDDVGR; via the coding sequence GTGACCAACCTGGAGCGGTTGGCGGCCCTCCTGATCGACGACACCGACCTCGACCGCACGCTGGAACTCGTGCTCCAGGCGACGGCGGAGACCATCCCCGGGACCGCCGCGGCCAGCGTCTCCGTGCGCCACGGGACGGGGTACGTGACCGTGGGATCGAGCGACGACACCGTCGTGGGGCTCGATCACCTGCAGTACCGCCTGCGTGAGGGGCCGTGCGTGGCGGCGGTCGAGCAGGGCGAGCTCCAACAGGTCGACGACCTGCTCACCGAGACCCGTTGGCCGCGGTTCCGGAAGGAGGCGGCGAGTGCCGCCTGTCGCAGCCTCCTCGCGACGCCGCTGAGGGCCCACGACGAGACGATCGGTGCGCTGAACGTGTTCGCTGCACGACCGCACGCCTTCGACGCCCGCGCCGCAGAGCTGGCCCTGCGTATCGCCGTCCCGGCCGCCGCCGCGCTGGTCAACCTGCAAGCGTTCCAGCGGGCCACCGATCTGGCGGCGCAACTGGAGGAGGCGATGGCGTCCCGCAGCGTCATCGAGCAGGCCAAGGGGATCGTCATCGCGCGGCAACGGTGTAGCCCGGAGGCCGCCTTCGAGGTGCTGCGTCGCATCTCGCAGCAGACCAACCGCAAGGTGCGCGACGTCGCCCGGGAGGTGGTCGAACGGCACGGTGGCGTGCCGGGCCGCGGCGACGACGTCGGGCGCTAG
- a CDS encoding LCP family protein, whose protein sequence is MTGSRSLTFSTARRPQRRRWVRVVVGLLIVALLAVVLLALSGGLLWAYAWARLGGTELPSLAAEGDEALGAGGATSPEGTTTVLIALTPPRDATDPAGVPLAGPVALVQVGGPRGDDAAVLVLPSQLPVSVEGEAPMTLAQVHAAGGPDVLLRTVVDYTEIDVDHVVIASETTLPQLVEALGPIEVCTTGCTTVDHAQATTTLAGLLTDDAAPADVARALDEVAALLRGLGAATDPVGAITSPLASKRVIDIIAADVTTDANLRGGALLPLAEQLSTTGAVAIVQLPGVVNPDTGRLLVLPEQAATRFAVLREGGVPEASADDDEAAFLAAATVSVQNGTGTAGYAADLEAQLSALGVRVVGTENAPTFDVERTQVIYGPDDPAVEAAAILIARELGDVDLVADERQPTFEGEPVSIRVIGGADLDTGGGS, encoded by the coding sequence GTGACCGGTTCACGCTCGCTGACCTTCTCGACCGCCCGCCGTCCCCAGCGACGTCGGTGGGTCCGCGTCGTCGTGGGCCTGTTGATCGTGGCGCTGCTCGCCGTGGTCCTCCTGGCCCTGTCCGGCGGGCTGCTGTGGGCCTACGCCTGGGCCCGGCTCGGTGGCACCGAGCTGCCGTCGCTGGCTGCCGAGGGTGACGAGGCGCTCGGCGCAGGCGGTGCGACCTCCCCCGAAGGGACCACCACCGTCCTGATCGCCCTCACTCCCCCTCGCGACGCCACCGACCCGGCCGGAGTCCCCCTCGCCGGGCCGGTCGCCCTCGTCCAGGTCGGCGGCCCTCGCGGTGACGACGCGGCCGTCCTCGTCCTACCCTCACAGCTGCCCGTCAGCGTCGAGGGCGAGGCCCCGATGACGCTCGCCCAGGTCCACGCGGCCGGCGGTCCCGACGTGCTCCTGCGGACGGTCGTCGACTACACCGAGATCGACGTCGATCACGTCGTCATCGCCTCCGAGACGACCCTCCCGCAGTTGGTCGAAGCCCTCGGACCGATCGAGGTGTGCACGACCGGCTGTACCACGGTGGATCACGCCCAGGCCACGACCACCCTCGCGGGGTTGCTCACCGACGACGCGGCGCCCGCCGACGTCGCCCGCGCGCTCGACGAGGTGGCCGCCCTCCTGCGCGGCCTCGGTGCGGCGACCGACCCGGTGGGCGCCATCACCTCGCCGCTGGCCAGCAAGCGCGTTATCGACATCATCGCTGCGGACGTCACCACCGATGCGAACCTGCGGGGCGGCGCCCTCCTCCCCCTCGCCGAGCAGCTCAGCACCACTGGTGCGGTCGCGATCGTGCAGCTGCCGGGGGTGGTCAACCCCGACACGGGCCGCCTCCTCGTGCTGCCGGAACAGGCGGCCACCCGCTTCGCGGTGCTCCGTGAAGGTGGGGTCCCGGAGGCCTCGGCGGATGACGACGAGGCCGCCTTCCTCGCGGCGGCGACGGTCTCGGTCCAGAACGGGACCGGGACCGCCGGGTACGCCGCCGACCTCGAGGCACAGCTGTCGGCGCTCGGCGTTCGCGTCGTCGGGACCGAGAACGCGCCCACGTTCGACGTCGAGCGGACCCAGGTCATCTACGGTCCCGACGATCCCGCCGTCGAGGCCGCGGCGATCCTGATCGCCCGCGAGCTCGGTGACGTGGACCTCGTGGCGGACGAACGCCAGCCGACCTTCGAGGGTGAGCCGGTCTCGATCCGGGTCATCGGCGGGGCGGACCTGGACACCGGGGGTGGATCGTGA
- a CDS encoding LCP family protein, with protein MIGTLVGGDPGPWGPTVGGGSRHRLVRRLLAALGILAIAAVTALGTTGYLLYRQADANLTRVAVGSLEAVGSPSDARHFLVVGSDDRSGLSREEQRELTLGTEEQFGGQRSDTMIYVTVSQDRSQVTLISIPRDLVVEREDGSLTKVTNVFAGGPEPVVEALRRTYGLTTNHYAKISLGGFIDVVETLGGVTIELDEPLVDRKSGANFTEPGVYEMDPVEALSFVRSRQGTHGDYVRIDRQQTFIRAVLGELAETGNLANPARLLRLVDDVTGSLTTDDGLGLQEMRYLANDLRTVVTGGVPMRTFPSYAVDLPASSNLPRGSYVLPYEPGAKALAEAIASGRPLPETATREEAAEITVAMIPGQNQSAARNVLGPTLVFANYAVVGWSSASERIHATTTTTVYAREGKTTEAERVAAHLGAEVRPLPAGITAPDGTDVIVAVGADAGGVTTDGTTTAAEAP; from the coding sequence GTGATCGGCACGTTGGTGGGCGGTGACCCCGGTCCGTGGGGGCCGACCGTCGGGGGCGGTTCGCGCCACCGGCTCGTCCGACGGCTCCTGGCCGCGCTCGGCATCCTCGCCATCGCCGCCGTGACCGCCCTCGGGACCACCGGCTACCTGCTGTACCGGCAGGCCGACGCCAACCTGACCCGGGTGGCGGTGGGTTCGCTCGAGGCGGTGGGCAGCCCGTCCGACGCGCGCCACTTCCTCGTGGTGGGCTCCGACGACCGGTCCGGTCTGTCGCGCGAGGAGCAGCGCGAACTCACCCTCGGGACCGAGGAACAGTTCGGCGGGCAGCGCAGCGACACGATGATCTACGTCACCGTCAGCCAGGACCGGTCCCAGGTGACGTTGATCTCGATCCCGCGCGACCTGGTGGTCGAGCGGGAGGACGGATCGCTGACCAAGGTCACCAACGTCTTCGCCGGTGGCCCCGAGCCGGTCGTCGAGGCGCTGCGGCGCACCTACGGGCTGACCACCAACCACTACGCGAAGATCTCGCTCGGTGGGTTCATCGACGTGGTGGAGACCCTCGGTGGGGTGACCATCGAACTCGACGAACCGCTCGTCGACAGGAAGTCCGGCGCCAACTTCACCGAGCCCGGGGTCTACGAGATGGACCCGGTCGAGGCGTTGTCTTTCGTGCGCTCCCGGCAGGGCACCCACGGCGACTACGTGCGGATCGATCGCCAGCAGACCTTCATCAGGGCGGTGCTCGGCGAGCTGGCCGAGACCGGCAACCTCGCCAACCCGGCCCGGCTCCTGCGCCTCGTCGACGACGTCACCGGAAGCCTGACCACCGACGACGGGCTCGGTCTGCAGGAGATGCGCTACCTCGCCAACGACCTGCGCACCGTGGTGACGGGGGGCGTACCGATGCGCACCTTCCCGTCGTACGCGGTCGACCTGCCCGCCAGCAGCAACCTGCCGCGCGGCTCGTACGTGCTGCCCTACGAACCCGGGGCGAAGGCGCTGGCCGAGGCCATCGCCTCGGGACGTCCGCTGCCCGAGACCGCCACCCGGGAGGAGGCGGCGGAGATCACCGTCGCCATGATCCCCGGGCAGAACCAGAGCGCCGCCCGCAACGTGCTCGGGCCGACGCTCGTGTTCGCCAACTACGCGGTCGTCGGCTGGTCGTCGGCGTCCGAACGGATCCACGCGACCACGACCACGACCGTCTACGCACGCGAGGGGAAGACGACCGAGGCGGAGCGGGTCGCGGCCCACCTCGGCGCCGAGGTGCGGCCCCTGCCCGCGGGCATCACCGCCCCGGACGGCACCGACGTGATCGTCGCCGTCGGAGCGGACGCCGGTGGGGTCACCACCGACGGCACCACGACCGCCGCGGAGGCACCGTGA
- a CDS encoding glucose-1-phosphate thymidylyltransferase yields the protein MRALVLAGGAGTRLRPITSTSAKQLVPVANKPILFYGLEQIRDAGVTEVGIIVGDTAADIEAAVGDGSALGISVTYLRQEAPLGLAHAVLTAADFLGDEDFVMFLGDNLIEGGIGDLVASFERDRPAAQLLLKQVPDPERFGVAVLADDGTIERLVEKPADPPSDLALVGVYLFTSAIVDAARRISPSARGELEITDAIQQLLDDGQTVRASRVEGWWLDTGKKDELLDANRIVLGTVTQRIDGDVDQDSTVTGAVVVEAGAVVTGSVLRGPAVIGADARIVDSYVGPFTSIAEGCVVTRSEVEFSVLMQGCVLTDVPRIEASLLGREVRVSRGARRPAAHRLLLGDHSDVELAEGS from the coding sequence GTGAGAGCGCTGGTCCTGGCTGGTGGTGCGGGGACGCGTCTGCGTCCGATCACCTCGACCAGCGCGAAGCAGTTGGTGCCGGTGGCCAACAAGCCGATCCTGTTCTACGGGCTCGAGCAGATCCGTGACGCGGGGGTCACCGAGGTCGGGATCATCGTGGGGGACACGGCGGCCGACATCGAGGCTGCGGTGGGTGATGGGTCGGCGCTGGGGATCTCGGTGACCTACCTGCGTCAGGAGGCGCCGTTGGGGTTGGCGCACGCGGTGCTGACGGCGGCGGACTTCCTCGGGGACGAGGACTTCGTGATGTTCCTGGGGGACAACCTGATCGAGGGTGGGATCGGGGATCTGGTCGCGTCCTTCGAGCGGGATCGGCCGGCGGCGCAGCTGCTGCTCAAGCAGGTTCCCGATCCGGAGCGGTTCGGTGTGGCGGTGCTGGCCGACGACGGCACGATCGAACGGTTGGTGGAGAAGCCGGCCGATCCGCCGTCGGATCTGGCGTTGGTGGGGGTCTACCTGTTCACGTCGGCGATCGTGGATGCGGCGCGTCGGATCAGCCCGTCGGCTCGTGGGGAGCTGGAGATCACCGATGCGATCCAGCAGCTGCTCGACGATGGCCAGACCGTCCGGGCCTCGCGGGTGGAGGGGTGGTGGCTGGACACCGGCAAGAAGGACGAGCTGCTCGACGCCAACCGGATCGTGCTCGGCACCGTGACCCAGCGGATCGACGGTGATGTCGATCAGGACTCGACGGTCACCGGCGCGGTGGTGGTCGAGGCCGGCGCGGTGGTGACGGGCTCGGTGCTGCGAGGGCCGGCGGTCATCGGTGCGGATGCTCGGATCGTCGACAGCTACGTGGGGCCGTTCACGTCGATCGCCGAGGGGTGCGTGGTCACCCGGTCGGAGGTCGAGTTCTCGGTGCTGATGCAGGGTTGTGTGCTGACGGACGTGCCGCGGATCGAGGCGTCCTTGCTCGGCCGCGAGGTCCGTGTCAGTCGTGGTGCGCGGCGCCCGGCCGCGCACCGGCTGTTGCTCGGTGACCACAGCGACGTCGAGCTGGCGGAGGGGTCCTGA
- the rfbB gene encoding dTDP-glucose 4,6-dehydratase has protein sequence MHVLVTGGAGFIGANFVRHVLQTQPDVRVTNLDALTYAGNLASLVDVADDPRYRFVHGDVCDAGLVDELVTGVGSGSGHGRVDAVVHFAAESHVDRSIDGPAEFLRTNVSGAGVVFEACRRAEVDRVLHISTDEVYGSVDEPDRFVEGDALEPNSPYSASKAAADLLARSYGVTYGYPITVTRTANNFGPFHFPEKMIPLFVTNLIDGLKVPLYGDGRNVRDWTYVADNVAAQWLVLTEGVPGEVYNVGAGNELTNRELTFRLLERLGADEDMIEHVPDRPGHDLRYAVDTTKVRALGWSPAHSLDEALDGTVAWYRTNEDWWRPLKAGGASARRGTAPSAKG, from the coding sequence ATGCACGTGCTGGTGACCGGTGGGGCGGGGTTCATCGGCGCCAACTTCGTGCGCCACGTCCTGCAGACCCAGCCGGACGTGCGGGTGACGAACCTGGACGCGTTGACCTACGCCGGCAACCTGGCGTCGCTGGTGGACGTCGCCGACGATCCGCGGTACCGGTTCGTGCACGGTGATGTGTGCGATGCGGGCCTGGTCGACGAGCTCGTGACCGGGGTCGGTTCGGGCTCGGGCCACGGTCGTGTCGATGCGGTGGTGCACTTCGCGGCGGAGTCGCACGTGGATCGGTCGATCGACGGGCCGGCCGAGTTCCTGCGCACCAACGTGTCCGGGGCCGGGGTGGTGTTCGAGGCGTGCCGCCGGGCCGAGGTCGACCGGGTGCTGCACATCTCGACCGACGAGGTCTACGGCTCGGTCGACGAGCCGGACCGGTTCGTGGAGGGTGACGCGCTCGAGCCGAACTCGCCCTACTCGGCGTCCAAGGCCGCGGCCGACCTGCTCGCGCGGTCCTACGGCGTGACCTACGGCTACCCGATCACGGTCACGCGCACGGCCAACAACTTCGGACCGTTCCACTTCCCCGAGAAGATGATCCCGCTGTTCGTGACCAACCTGATCGACGGCCTGAAGGTCCCGCTGTACGGCGATGGCCGCAACGTGCGGGACTGGACCTACGTGGCCGACAACGTCGCGGCGCAGTGGCTGGTGCTGACCGAGGGCGTCCCCGGCGAGGTCTACAACGTCGGGGCCGGCAACGAGCTGACCAACCGCGAGCTGACCTTCCGGCTGCTCGAGCGGCTCGGGGCGGATGAGGACATGATCGAGCACGTGCCCGACCGGCCGGGTCACGACCTGCGCTACGCGGTGGACACCACCAAGGTGCGGGCGCTCGGCTGGAGCCCGGCGCACAGCCTGGACGAGGCGCTGGACGGCACCGTCGCGTGGTACCGGACCAACGAGGACTGGTGGCGACCGCTGAAGGCAGGTGGCGCCTCGGCACGCCGTGGCACCGCACCGTCGGCGAAGGGCTGA
- the rfbD gene encoding dTDP-4-dehydrorhamnose reductase has protein sequence MATAEGRWRLGTPWHRTVGEGLSVRVLVTGAGGQLAHDLLAACRDDEVVALTRADLDIADEAAVVATVRQVAPEVVINTAAWTDVDGCESDPDRAHAVNALGPWWLARACRDVDARLVHVSTDYVFDGEAPRDGTGAPRPWIETDPVAPRSVYGASKLAGERLVAQTLAEHVIVRTAWLAGGGGGNNFVRTMLRVAREGGALQVVDDQIGSPTFTADLAPALRHLAVARRSGTYHVVNAGQASWFDLASATFELAGLEVDLAAQPSTALDRPAPRPAWSVLDTRHARLSGVPALPQWRDGLARLLAELADAGRAEG, from the coding sequence GTGGCGACCGCTGAAGGCAGGTGGCGCCTCGGCACGCCGTGGCACCGCACCGTCGGCGAAGGGCTGAGCGTGCGCGTGCTGGTGACCGGCGCGGGTGGCCAGCTCGCCCACGATCTGCTGGCCGCCTGCCGCGACGACGAGGTCGTTGCCCTCACCCGGGCCGACCTGGACATCGCCGACGAAGCGGCCGTGGTCGCCACCGTGCGGCAGGTGGCGCCCGAGGTCGTGATCAACACGGCAGCCTGGACCGATGTGGACGGGTGCGAATCCGATCCCGATCGGGCGCACGCGGTCAACGCGCTGGGCCCGTGGTGGCTGGCCCGCGCGTGTCGTGACGTCGATGCCAGGTTGGTGCACGTGTCGACCGACTACGTCTTCGACGGTGAGGCGCCCCGTGACGGCACCGGCGCGCCGCGGCCGTGGATCGAGACCGACCCGGTCGCGCCGCGCAGCGTCTACGGCGCCTCGAAGCTGGCCGGCGAGCGCCTGGTCGCCCAGACCCTCGCCGAGCACGTGATCGTGCGCACGGCGTGGCTGGCCGGCGGCGGCGGCGGCAACAACTTCGTGCGCACGATGCTGCGTGTGGCCCGCGAAGGCGGCGCCCTGCAGGTGGTCGACGACCAGATCGGGTCGCCGACGTTCACCGCCGACCTCGCACCCGCGCTGCGCCACCTCGCGGTCGCGCGGCGCTCCGGCACCTACCACGTGGTCAACGCCGGCCAGGCGTCCTGGTTCGACCTCGCGTCGGCCACGTTCGAACTCGCTGGCCTGGAGGTCGACCTCGCCGCCCAGCCCTCGACCGCGTTGGACCGGCCCGCGCCGCGGCCCGCCTGGTCCGTCCTGGACACCCGCCACGCCCGCCTCAGCGGCGTGCCGGCCCTGCCGCAGTGGCGGGACGGCCTCGCTCGTCTGCTCGCCGAGCTCGCCGACGCGGGACGGGCCGAGGGGTGA
- a CDS encoding glycosyltransferase, with protein MTAGAPPPARDDVRVAVVVVSHETRDEALGCLASIPSDVPAVLVDTGSRDGTAAAVRAAFPHVRVLELANAGFGRGANAGVRATDTEVAVVANADVRFDGDGPAAMAAAATAGPEVGLAGPRVVYPDGRPQASARALPDPLTAVLHALLRWIVPGNRWTARYRQTDHDPTVARDVGWVSGCALAVRRTAFDAVDGFDPGYPLYLEDVDLAARLQDAGWRVRYDPRTTVVHRVGASTSGRRWRALVWHARGLDRYVGRRYGASGRALRPLVRLALAAWVVVTYVAERSIGRGRSTTGE; from the coding sequence GTGACCGCCGGGGCGCCGCCGCCCGCCCGCGACGACGTGCGTGTCGCGGTCGTCGTGGTGAGCCACGAGACCCGCGACGAGGCGCTCGGCTGCCTCGCCTCGATCCCCTCCGACGTGCCCGCCGTCCTGGTCGACACCGGCTCACGCGACGGGACGGCCGCGGCCGTCCGCGCGGCGTTCCCGCACGTGCGGGTCCTCGAGCTGGCCAACGCCGGGTTCGGACGTGGCGCGAACGCCGGCGTCCGGGCCACCGACACCGAGGTGGCGGTGGTCGCCAACGCCGACGTCAGGTTCGACGGCGACGGGCCCGCAGCCATGGCAGCCGCGGCCACCGCTGGCCCGGAGGTCGGGCTCGCAGGGCCGCGTGTGGTCTACCCCGATGGCCGGCCCCAGGCGTCCGCACGGGCCCTGCCCGACCCCCTGACCGCCGTGCTGCACGCGCTGCTGCGCTGGATCGTGCCGGGGAACCGTTGGACGGCCCGCTACCGGCAGACCGACCACGACCCGACGGTCGCTCGCGACGTCGGGTGGGTGTCGGGGTGCGCCCTGGCGGTCCGCCGCACCGCCTTCGACGCGGTCGACGGGTTCGATCCGGGTTACCCGCTCTACCTCGAGGACGTCGACCTCGCCGCCCGGCTCCAGGACGCGGGGTGGCGTGTCCGGTACGACCCGCGGACGACGGTGGTCCACCGCGTCGGGGCGTCCACCTCGGGACGGCGGTGGCGCGCTCTGGTGTGGCACGCCCGTGGCCTCGACCGCTACGTGGGCCGTCGCTACGGTGCGTCCGGCCGCGCGCTACGGCCGTTGGTCCGCCTCGCTCTCGCCGCCTGGGTCGTGGTCACCTACGTCGCCGAGCGCAGCATCGGGCGCGGTCGCAGCACGACCGGCGAGTGA
- a CDS encoding sugar phosphate nucleotidyltransferase: MTVREACIVAGGAGTRLRPLTTTTPKPLLPFCGEPFLVGVLARLAAVGVERVLLVVGADPIPFEVLEPHADALGVTLEFVPEPTPLDTAGGVRAALDRVTGTFLVLNGDILTDVDLAAAIAAHRDADAAATLVLTRVEDTSSFGVCVLDGTRITAFVEKPDPGTLPGQDAVNAGTYVLEPGALSGFPVGRLSFERQVFPQLVAAGQRVEGFVSDAAWADLGTPERYLTGHRLALDGELAWPSLDAVGDAGGGVRIASDAWVADDARLVGPVLLQRGARVERGASVGPYVVIGAGGTVGEDSNVVDSVLADRVHLGADVVAHRLLAGQGARVASGTVLGRDVVLGDDVRLDPASPVPDGARVPDPAA, translated from the coding sequence GTGACCGTGCGCGAGGCCTGCATCGTGGCCGGCGGAGCCGGTACCCGGCTGCGGCCCCTGACGACCACGACTCCCAAGCCACTGCTGCCGTTCTGCGGCGAGCCGTTCCTGGTGGGGGTCCTCGCTCGCCTGGCCGCCGTCGGCGTCGAGCGGGTGCTCCTGGTCGTCGGTGCCGACCCGATCCCGTTCGAGGTGCTCGAGCCCCACGCCGATGCGCTCGGGGTCACCCTCGAGTTCGTGCCCGAACCGACGCCGCTCGACACCGCGGGGGGTGTGCGCGCCGCCCTCGACCGGGTCACCGGCACGTTCCTGGTCCTCAACGGCGACATCCTGACCGACGTCGATCTCGCCGCCGCGATCGCCGCGCACCGCGACGCCGATGCGGCGGCCACCCTGGTGCTCACGCGCGTCGAGGACACCTCCAGCTTCGGTGTCTGCGTCCTCGACGGCACCCGTATCACCGCGTTCGTCGAGAAGCCCGACCCCGGGACGCTGCCGGGCCAGGACGCCGTCAACGCCGGCACCTACGTGCTCGAACCCGGCGCCCTCTCGGGCTTCCCCGTCGGTCGGCTGTCCTTCGAGCGGCAGGTCTTCCCGCAGTTGGTCGCCGCCGGCCAGCGTGTCGAGGGGTTCGTCAGCGACGCTGCCTGGGCCGACCTCGGGACGCCGGAGCGCTACCTGACCGGCCACCGCCTCGCGCTCGACGGGGAGCTGGCCTGGCCGTCGCTCGACGCCGTCGGCGACGCCGGAGGCGGCGTGCGCATCGCGAGCGACGCGTGGGTGGCGGACGACGCGCGGCTCGTCGGCCCCGTGCTGTTGCAGCGCGGCGCCCGGGTGGAACGGGGGGCCAGCGTGGGGCCGTACGTGGTGATCGGTGCCGGCGGGACCGTGGGCGAGGACAGCAACGTCGTCGACAGCGTGCTGGCCGATCGGGTGCACCTCGGCGCGGACGTCGTCGCGCACCGCCTGTTGGCGGGCCAGGGTGCGCGCGTGGCGTCGGGTACGGTCCTCGGGCGTGACGTCGTCCTCGGTGACGACGTCCGGTTGGACCCGGCGTCGCCCGTCCCTGACGGGGCCCGGGTACCGGATCCGGCGGCCTGA